In Chitinophagaceae bacterium, the genomic window TGGTAACTTAGCATACCTGTTTTAGCTTGGGCAATTAATTTTCCCTGCTGGTTGCTTACCTGGTAATATAAATCAAATGCTGCCCTGCTAATGTCTGCAACAGAAATGGCAATAGATAATACGTCGCCATAAAAACTTTCTGCTTTGTATTCAACGGCAAGTTCTGTCATAATTAACCCCGAACCTTTAATATCCAATTCAGAGAAACCGCCACCGCTTAACCACTGCATCCGGGCCTCATGTAGTATACTCACCAGGCTATGGTTACCAAGGTGGTTGCCGTAATTAATATCGTTGATACGAACCGGTATTTTTATGGTTGCCAAAATTTTTTCGGGGAGCGTAAGATTAAG contains:
- a CDS encoding thioesterase family protein, which gives rise to MARLNLTLPEKILATIKIPVRINDINYGNHLGNHSLVSILHEARMQWLSGGGFSELDIKGSGLIMTELAVEYKAESFYGDVLSIAISVADISRAAFDLYYQVSNQQGKLIAQAKTGMLSYHYEKKAIASLSEDFKIFLLQ